From Stigmatopora nigra isolate UIUO_SnigA chromosome 5, RoL_Snig_1.1, whole genome shotgun sequence, a single genomic window includes:
- the ipo13b gene encoding importin-13: MMQTPGRIATTPDALDFTVENVEKALHQLYYDPNIDNKNLAQKWLMQAQVSPQAWQFCWALLSPDKVPEIQYFGANALHTKISRYWSDIPSDQYESLKSQLFTQIACFSSGAKMVLTRLCVALASLALNTMPEAWPGAVTEMVRVFQEEGGGIDGRSRCLALLELLTVLPEEFQTSRLPQYRKGQVRGALGREWGSVSPLLQQLLRRTDSPAAVKARVLRCLSSWVLLDVPLSESEGLVHDCFAALPDPELFDTAVEALVNAISQPDSQRYVNTLLKLMPHVLALQEQLREAVQTGDMETCHGICRIAVTLGENHSRILLEQVDHWQSFLALVNMIMFCTGIPGHYPVNETTSSLTLTFWYTLQDEIMSFETSKQAVYLQVYRPVYFQLVDVLLHKAQFPSDQEYASWSSDEKEQFRIYRVDISDTLMYVYEMLGAELLSNLYDKLGRLLTNTEQPTSWQHIEALLYGFQSIAETIDVNYSDVIPGLIGLIPRISINNVQLADTVMFTIGALAEWLADHPVMLSSVLPLVLQALGNPELSISSVSTLKKICRECKSDLPPYATNIVAVSQDVLIKQIHKTSQCMWLMQALGFLLSALPVEDILRNLHSLITPYIQQLEKLAEETPNPSNKLAIIHILGLLSNLFTTLDISKQDDESGDSSAVPVKTAPPTAGPNPVVVVLQQVFALIQNVLSKWLNDSQVVEAVCAIFEKSVKTLLHDFAPMVSQLSQMLGQMYSTIPQASALDLTRQLVHIFASQTEHFPPIKALFELVTSVTLSIFQQGPRDHPDIVDSFMQLQAQALKRKPDLYLSESLDVKAVYHCGLLSLKFPEAPTVKSTCLFFTELLPRCLDVSPVAGLLQEDGKLLIQALLEGIGGGASRNLMDQFAEVLFSLNKHCFTLLAVWLKVALQPPGFPSSRVTLAQKDHFSQQILRERVNKRRVKEIVKEFTLLCRGLHGTEYAAEY, translated from the exons ATGATGCAGACACCGGGGAGGATAGCAACCACACCAGATGCCTTGGACTTCACAGTGGAAAACGTAGAAAAG GCCTTGCATCAACTGTACTATGATCCCAACATCGACAACAAGAATTTGGCCCAAAAGTGGCTTATGCAGGCCCAAGTGTCTCCTCAAGCCTGGCAGTTCTGCTGGGCTCTGCTCAGCCCAGACAAG GTGCCAGAGATTCAATATTTTGGCGCCAACGCGCTCCACACCAAGATCTCTCGCTACTGGTCCGACATCCCTAGCGACCAATATGAGTCGCTGAAGAGCCAGCTGTTCACGCAGATCGCCTGCTTTTCATCTGGAGCCAAAATGGTTCTGACGCGGCTGTGCGTGGCGCTAGCCTCGTTGGCGCTCAACACCATGCCCGAAGCCTGGCCCGGTGCCGTGACTGAGATGGTGCGAGTGTTTCAAGAGGAAGGCGGAGGGATCGACGGGCGCTCGCGCTGCCTTGCCCTCTTGGAGCtgctcaccgtgcttcccgaggaGTTCCAGACCAGCCGCTTGCCACAATACAGAAAGGGACAG GTCAGGGGCGCCCTGGGCCGAGAGTGGGGTTCAGTTTCCCCGCTGCTGCAGCAGTTATTGCGACGGACAGACAGTCCTGCCGCGGTCAAGGCCCGAGTACTGCGCTGCCTGTCATCGTGGGTGTTGCTGGACGTCCCCCTCAGTGAGAGTGAAGGCTTGGTGCACGATTGCTTTGCAGCCTTGCCGGACCCCGAGCTTTTTGACACTGCCGTGGAAGCGCTGGTCAACGCCATTTCGCAGCCCGACTCACAAAG GTACGTGAACACGTTGCTGAAGCTGATGCCTCATGTGCTGGCTCTCCAGGAACAGCTCCGAGAGGCCGTCCAGACCGGCGACATGGAGACTTGCCACGGGATCTGCCGCATTGCTGTCACGTTGGGAGAGAACCATTCGAG AATCCTGCTGGAGCAGGTCGATCACTGGCAGAGCTTCTTGGCTTTAGTCAACATGATCATGTTCTGCACGGGGATCCCCGGCCACTACCCGGTCAACGAGACCACCAGCTCGCTCACGCTCACCTTCTGGTACACGCTACAA GATGAAATCATGTCATTTGAGACCAGTAAGCAGGCAGTGTACCTGCAGGTTTACAGGCCAGTCTATTTTCAACTTGTGGACGTTTTGCTACACAAAGCCCAATTCCCTTCTGACCAAGAGTACGCATCGTGGTCCTCAGATGAGAAAGAGCAGTTCCGAATTTACAG GGTGGACATATCCGACACGCTCATGTACGTCTATGAGATGTTGGGTGCTGAGCTGCTGAGTAATCTGTATGACAAATTAGGACGGCTCTTGACGAATACGGAGCAGCCCACGTCATGGCAG CATATAGAGGCTTTGCTCTATGGCTTCCAATCCATAGCGGAGACCATAGATGTGAATTACTCTGACGTCATTCCAGGCCTCATAGGCCTCATTCCCAGAATAAGCATCAATAACGTTCAGCTGGCTGACACGGTGATGTTCACCATAG GTGCTCTGGCTGAGTGGTTGGCAGACCACCCCGTGATGTTGAGCAGCGTCCTGCCACTCGTGCTGCAGGCTCTAGGCAACCCTGAGCTCTCCATCTCATCTGTTTCCACGCTGAAAAAGATCTGCCGCGAATGCAAAAGCGACCTACCGCCTTATGCCACCAATATAGTAGCCGTATCTCAA GACGTTTTAATAAAGCAAATCCACAAG ACAAGTCAGTGCATGTGGCTGATGCAGGCGCTGGGCTTCCTTCTGTCCGCTCTGCCCGTGGAGGACATCTTGAGGAACCTTCATTCCCTGATCACGCCCTACATCCAGCAATTAGAGAAACTGGCGGAGGAGACG CCTAATCCATCCAATAAATTAGCTATCATCCACATCTTGGGGCTGTTATCCAACTTGTTTACCACGCTCGACATCAGCAAGCAGGATGACGAATCAGGGGACAGCTCTGCCGTGCCTGTTAAAACAGCCCCTCCCACAGCTGGGCCCAACCCG GTGGTAGTGGTCTTGCAGCAAGTGTTTGCCCTCATACAAAACGTACTCAGCAAGTGGTTGAATGATTCACAAGTGGTGGAG GCAGTTTGTGCCATTTTTGAGAAGTCTGTGAAGACGCTGTTGCACGACTTTGCCCCCATGGTGTCACAGCTGAGCCAGATGCTAGGACAGATGTACAGCACCATCCCCCAAGCCTCGGCACTTGACCTAACACGTCAG CTGGTCCACATCTTTGCTAGCCAAACGGAGCACTTCCCTCCCATCAAGGCTCTGTTTGAGCTTGTTACTTCGGTAACGCTGTCCATCTTCCAGCAAG GACCCAGGGATCATCCTGATATTGTTGATTCATTTATGCAACTCCAAGCTCAG GCTCTCAAACGGAAGCCCGATTTGTACTTATCTGAGAGTCTGGACGTGAAAGCCGTGTACCACTGTG GACTTCTTTCACTCAAGTTTCCCGAGGCTCCGACAGTCAAGTCAACGTGTCTCTTCTTT ACGGAACTTTTGCCCCGTTGTTTGGACGTGTCTCCGGTGGCCGGGCTGCTCCAGGAGGATGGCAAACTGCTGATCCAGGCCCTACTGGAA GGTATCGGCGGAGGGGCCTCTCGGAACCTGATGGACCAGTTTGCGGAGGTGCTTTTCAGCCTGAACAAGCACTGCTTCACGCTGTTAGCTGTCTGGCTCAAGGTGGCGCTGCAGCCGCCGGGCTTCCCGTCGTCCCGGGTCACCTTGGCGCAGAAAGACCACTTCTCCCAGCAGATACTCAG AGAGCGAGTGAACAAGCGACGGGTGAAGGAAATCGTCAAGGAGTTTACCCTGCTGTGCCGAGGCCTGCACGGCACAGAGTACGCCGCTGAGTACTGA